A window of Roseiflexus castenholzii DSM 13941 genomic DNA:
GTAATGGCGCGTTCCGGGCAGTTGACATCCGAGTATGTGTTTGCCAACCGCATTCCGGCGTTTGCGCGCCTGCTCCTTCGCCTGCTGCCGCCGTCGTGGGGTTTGCGCCTGCTGCTGCCCGCAATGCAGCGCCATACCTGGACATTCGCCGGAAGCGGCGTGTTTGCCTACGATCTGACGCCCACGCCATCGATCTCGATCACGAATGGAGCGTTGTTCGACACGCCAGCGATGGCGGCGGCCATGTGCGCCTACTACCGTGGCGCATTCGAGCAGATGTTTCGGAAACTCATCTGTTCGCGGGCGACCCTGCACGATCTGGAATGTCAGGCGCGTGGCGATCGCCGCTGTCGGTATGCCATCCGGTGTCGGTAGCGCACGCGGATGGAGGCGCGGCAAACGCGCTGGTTTTTTGCAGAAGGTAGTTCTGACTGCTCACTACACGGAGGCACTGAATGATGGCACCGCCGCATCCATCTCGCCCGATGCGTCACGCGCCGCGCGATTTTGCGTTGACGCCGCTCAATATCTATTGGGAGATGACGCAGGCATGCGCGCTTGCCTGCCGGCACTGCCGCGCCGAAGCCATGCCGCAGCCACATCCGTTGCAACTCACATTCGAGGAGAGTGTGCGCTTCCTGCGGCAAATCCCCGACTTCGGCAACCCGTTGCCGCAGTTGATCCTGACCGGCGGCGATCCGCTCGCCCGACCGGATCTGCTCGACCTGATCGATGCAGCCCGCGCGCTTGGCGTACCGGTCTCGATCACACCGAGCGCAACACCGAACCTGACGCGCGCGATGCTCGCGGCGCTCAAGGCGCATGGTGTCGAGGCGCTTGGATTAAGCCTCGATGGCTCGAATGCCACCCGTCACGATGCCATTCGTGGTGTCGAAGGCACATTCGAGCGAACCGTCGAGGCAATGGACTGGGCAGCAGAACTCGGCATGCCGTTGCAGATCAACACACTGGTCGCAGCCGAAACCGCCGATGATCTTCCGGCTATCTATGCACTGCTTACCACAAAACAGGTCGCCCGCTGGAGCCTGTTCTTCCTGATCTCCGTCGGGCGCGGGCGGGTGCTCGAGTCGCTAACGCCACCCGCAGCGGAGCGGTTGATGGTCTGGATCTATCGCATTGCACAGGAAGCGCCGTTTGCCGTTGCTACGACCGAGGCGCCGTCGTACCGGCGAGTGGCGCTCGGCGAAATGCGCGCTGCCGGGTTGAGCGGCGAACAGATCCGACAGACGCCGATCGGACGCGGTTTTGGCATCCGTGACGGCAACGGCATTATGTTTGTCTCGAATACGGGCGACATCTGCCCTGCGGGATTCCTGCCGCTGCCCGCCGGCAATGTGCGCACCGACCATATCGTGCAGGTCTATCGGGAGTCGCCGTTGTTCGCCGCGCTGCACGATCCGACGACGTTTGGCGGGCGGTGTGGACGTTGTGAGTATCGGGCGATCTGTGGCGGGTCGCGAGCGCGCGCCTTCGCCGCGAGCGGCGATCCGCTGGCGGAGGACCCGCTCTGCACCTATCAACCGGCATAGGAGGAGGTGCGTATGCGTATTCTGATGATCCAGCCCAACTACCACGCAGGTGGGGCGGAAATTGCCGGCAACTGGCCGCCAAGCTGGGTGGCGTATATCGGCGGGGCGTTGCGCAAGGCTGGCTATCCGAACCTTCGTTTTGTCGATGCGATGACCAATAATTTGCCCGACAGGACGGTCGAGCAGATCATTCGCGCGAATCGCCCTGATGTCGTGATGGCGACGGCGATCACGCCGATGATCTACAAGGCGCAGGAAACGCTGCGCCTGGCGCGCGAAGCCAATCCTGGCTGCAAGACCATTCTCGGCGGGGTGCATCCAACGTTCATGTATGCGCAAGTGCTCACCGAAGCTCCCTGGATCGATTACATCGTGCGCGGTGAAGGGGAAGAGATTATCGTCAACCTGATGCGCGCCATCGAGAACGGCAGCGATGAGCGCGATCGCTATCAGATCCAGGGGATTGCTTTCCTGGACGGTGACCGCGTGGTTGCGACGCCTGCCCATCCGCCGATTGCCGATCTCTCGACTCTTACGCCCGACTGGAGCCTGCTGGAGTGGGAGAAGTACATCTACATTCCGTTGAATGTGCGCGTGGCAGTGCCGAATTTTGCGCGCGGATGTCCGTTCACCTGCCGCTTCTGCTCACAGTGGAAGTTCTGGCGCAAGTATCGCGTGCGTGATCCGATCGCATTTGTTGATGAGATCGAACTGCTGGTGCGCGAGTACAAGGTTGGCTTCTTTATTCTTGCGGATGAAGAACCGACCATCCATCGCAAGAAGTTTGTGGCGATGTGCGAAGAACTGGAGCGGCGCAAACTCGGCATTCACTGGGGTATCAACACGCGTGTGACCGACATTCTGCGCGATGAGCAGTATCTGCCGCTCTACCGTCGCGCCGGGCTGGTGCATGTCTCGCTCGGCACCGAAGCCGCCGCACAGATGAACCTCGACCGCTTCCGCAAGGAGACGACCATCGAGCAGAATAAGCGCGCCATCAAATTGCTGCACGACCAGGGGATCGTCGCCGAAGCGCAGTTCATTATGGGGCTGGAGAACGAGACGCCCGAAACAATTGAAGAGACCTACCGCTATGCGCTCGACTGGAAGGCGGACATGGCGAACTGGAATATGTACACGCCGTGGCCCTTCGCCGAGTTGTTCGAGGAGTTGGGTGATCGGGTCGAGGTGCGTGATTTTTCGAAGTACAACTTCGTCACGCCGATCATCCAGCCGGATGCGATGACGCGCGAGCAGGTGCTGAAAGGAGTGCTGCGCAATTATGCGCGCTTCTATATGCGTAAGGCGTTCCTGAGTTATCCCTGGATCAGGGATCCGTTCAAGCGGCGCTATATGCTCGGCTGTCTGAAGGCGTTCGCCAAGACGACGTTTACCAAGCGGTTCTACGATCTCGAACGGGTGCATCTCGACGGTTCCATCGACCTGGGATTCGATGAGACAAAGGTGCTGACGCGCGAGCAGATTGCGGAGTTGAAGCAGAAGCGTCCCGAACTCTCGGCAGATGTCGATTTCCGTGGCACCGTCACTGCCTGCGGCGCGCCGAAAGATGCGCCGGAGTACGTTGAGCAGGAGTGAGCGGTCGAGACGCTGCGTGCTCTGTTCGGTAGCGTGCAGCGCACTGTTGAGAGCGTCGCAGCACGGCTGATGCACAGGCGCAAGAGCGCAAAGGTTGGTCCGGTTGCGTGCAGGGCGTTGCGTCGGCGCCTCAATCGTTTTGAGACATACTGGTGAAAACTTTTATCGGGGCGCGGTCACGACTGCCGCGCCTATTGTCTGTTGGAGGCTATACGTGAGCAGGGTTATCATTATCGGAGCCGGTTTTGGCGGCCTGGCTGCCGCTGTGCGCCTGGCAGCGCGCGGTCATGAAGTCGAAATCTTTGAGAAGCAGGACAAACCGGGCGGGAAGGCGTATGTGCTGGAAGTGGATGGCTTTCGGTTCGATACCGGTCCAACCGTGATCACTGCGCCATTCCTGTTCGATGACCTGTGGCGTGCTGTGGGGCGTCGCCGTGAGGAATATGTCGAATTTCGCCCATGCCATCCCTTCTATCGCATCTATGACGATACCGGTCGCCACTTCGATCACAGCGCCGATGAAGCCGCAGTGCTGCGTGAAATCGAGCGGATCAATCCCGCCGATGTCGAAGGGTACCGCCGTTTTCTGGCGAGCACCCGCCCGATTTTCCAGAAGGGATTTATCGAGCTGGCGGATCAGCCGTTCCTGCGCTTCCGCGACATGCTGCGCGTTGCGCCCGATCTGGCGCGCCTGCGCTCGTTCGAGAGCGTCTATCGCTATGTGTCGCGTTACATTAAGGACGATTTTCTGCGTCGTTGCTTTTCGTTCCATCCGCTGTTCATCGGCGGCAACCCGTTCTATGCCTCGTCGATCTACGCTATGGTGCACTACCTGGAACGCGAGTGGGGCGTCTACTACGCGGTCGGCGGAACCGGCGCGATTGTCGATGCGATGGTGCGGTTGCTGCGCGAACTTGGCGTCGCTATCCACCTGAATGCTGAGGTGCGTGAACTGATCGTTGAGGGACGGCGCATTCGCGGCGTGGTGCTGGCTGATGGCAGTGTGCGCCGCGCTGACATCGTGGTGTCGAACGCCGATGTCGCGCATACCTACGCCGACCTGATTGCGCCGCGCTATCGCCGCCGCTATACCGACCATCGTCTGCGGTCGTTGCGCTACAGTATGTCGCTGGTGGTCATCTACCTTGGAACACGGCGCACCTACCACGATGCGCCGCTGGTGCGGCACACTATCATTTTTGGTCCGCGCTACCGGGGATTGCTCGACGATATTTTCATTCATAAACGGGTCGCCGACGACTTCTCGCTCTACCTGCATATGCCGTCGCGCGATGAGCCGGATGTGGCGCCGCCCGGTTGTGACGCCTTCTACGTTCTTTCGCCCGTCCCCAATCTGGCGTCGCAGACGGATTGGGCGACACTGGCGCACCCATACCGCGACGCGATCATTGGGTTCCTGGAAGCGCGATTTCTGCCCGATCTACGCAAAAACATTGTGGTGGAACGGATGGTCGATCCGCGCCACTTTCAGCGCCGCCAGAACAATTACCTTGGCGCGGCGTTCGCGCTCGAACCGACGCTGCTGCAATCTGCATGGTTCCGTCCCCACAATCGCTCCGAAGAGTTCGAAAACCTCTATTTCGTCGGCGCGGGCACCCATCCGGGCGCAGGGTTGCCGGGTGTGTTATCATCGGCGCTGATTGTCGAACGGTTGGTGTCGCATAGATGTTGAACGTTGCACGTTCAATGTTGACGCTGGCGCATTCGTTGGCTTGTCATGATCACCACAGAGGCACAGAGGACACAGAGAGTGAAAAATATACGAAAGTGTTCTCCTCCTCCTTCTTTCCATGTCATGATCACCACGGAGACACAGAGGACACAGAGAGTGAAAAATATACGAAAGTGTTCTCCTCCTCCTTCTTTCCATGTCATGATCACCACAGAGGCACAGAGGACACAGAGAGTGAAAAATATACGAAAGTGTTCTCCTCCTCTTTCTTTCCATGTCATGATCACCACAGAGGCACAGAGGACACAGAGGGAGTTATCCGCTCATTCGCGGCACCATTCGCGTATTCGCTAATGCCATTCGTTCATTGGAGGATTCTTCATGATGTCACTGCGTGATGCGGCGCTAATAGCACAGATCAACGATTTGACGGTTCCCAGGGGCCAGGTAGCGCTTTGGGCGCTTGGGCAGGCGGGTTTCGTACTCAAAGGCGGCAACGCCATCGCCTACATCGACCCCTACCTCTCCAATTCGGTGGAAGAGATCGGCGGACCGCCGCGACGCTTTCCGATCCCGATCAATCCGGCGCTGATCACCAACGCGCGCGTGGTGCTGGCGACCCATGAGCATCTCGACCACACCGACGCCGCAACACTCGCACCACTTATGGCAGCGTCGCCATCGGCAGTGCTCGTGGCGTCGCTTCAGGGGCGGCAGATCGCGTTGCATGCCGGCATTCCCGGCGAGCGGATCATCACGCCGCGGCTGGGTGATTGCATCGAGATTGCAGGTCTGGCATTCACGGCGACGCCGGCCGCGCACTATGAGTACGAGGTCGATGCGGACGGGCATTCGCGCTGGATGGGGTTTATCATCGAGTGCAATGGGGTGACTATCTACCACAGCGGCGATACGATCATCTTCCCCGAATTGCTGGCGGCGCTCGCGGGACGCTCTATCGATA
This region includes:
- the bchJ gene encoding bacteriochlorophyll 4-vinyl reductase; translation: MTTRAARGTGKIGPNAIIQTVAALRDRLGDEAARATLVRGGAGDLPDHLPRELIDEHEFHALVELLLEQIGEEQTNLVMARSGQLTSEYVFANRIPAFARLLLRLLPPSWGLRLLLPAMQRHTWTFAGSGVFAYDLTPTPSISITNGALFDTPAMAAAMCAYYRGAFEQMFRKLICSRATLHDLECQARGDRRCRYAIRCR
- a CDS encoding TIGR04053 family radical SAM/SPASM domain-containing protein, giving the protein MMAPPHPSRPMRHAPRDFALTPLNIYWEMTQACALACRHCRAEAMPQPHPLQLTFEESVRFLRQIPDFGNPLPQLILTGGDPLARPDLLDLIDAARALGVPVSITPSATPNLTRAMLAALKAHGVEALGLSLDGSNATRHDAIRGVEGTFERTVEAMDWAAELGMPLQINTLVAAETADDLPAIYALLTTKQVARWSLFFLISVGRGRVLESLTPPAAERLMVWIYRIAQEAPFAVATTEAPSYRRVALGEMRAAGLSGEQIRQTPIGRGFGIRDGNGIMFVSNTGDICPAGFLPLPAGNVRTDHIVQVYRESPLFAALHDPTTFGGRCGRCEYRAICGGSRARAFAASGDPLAEDPLCTYQPA
- the bchE gene encoding magnesium-protoporphyrin IX monomethyl ester anaerobic oxidative cyclase; this translates as MRILMIQPNYHAGGAEIAGNWPPSWVAYIGGALRKAGYPNLRFVDAMTNNLPDRTVEQIIRANRPDVVMATAITPMIYKAQETLRLAREANPGCKTILGGVHPTFMYAQVLTEAPWIDYIVRGEGEEIIVNLMRAIENGSDERDRYQIQGIAFLDGDRVVATPAHPPIADLSTLTPDWSLLEWEKYIYIPLNVRVAVPNFARGCPFTCRFCSQWKFWRKYRVRDPIAFVDEIELLVREYKVGFFILADEEPTIHRKKFVAMCEELERRKLGIHWGINTRVTDILRDEQYLPLYRRAGLVHVSLGTEAAAQMNLDRFRKETTIEQNKRAIKLLHDQGIVAEAQFIMGLENETPETIEETYRYALDWKADMANWNMYTPWPFAELFEELGDRVEVRDFSKYNFVTPIIQPDAMTREQVLKGVLRNYARFYMRKAFLSYPWIRDPFKRRYMLGCLKAFAKTTFTKRFYDLERVHLDGSIDLGFDETKVLTREQIAELKQKRPELSADVDFRGTVTACGAPKDAPEYVEQE
- the crtI gene encoding phytoene desaturase family protein, with amino-acid sequence MSRVIIIGAGFGGLAAAVRLAARGHEVEIFEKQDKPGGKAYVLEVDGFRFDTGPTVITAPFLFDDLWRAVGRRREEYVEFRPCHPFYRIYDDTGRHFDHSADEAAVLREIERINPADVEGYRRFLASTRPIFQKGFIELADQPFLRFRDMLRVAPDLARLRSFESVYRYVSRYIKDDFLRRCFSFHPLFIGGNPFYASSIYAMVHYLEREWGVYYAVGGTGAIVDAMVRLLRELGVAIHLNAEVRELIVEGRRIRGVVLADGSVRRADIVVSNADVAHTYADLIAPRYRRRYTDHRLRSLRYSMSLVVIYLGTRRTYHDAPLVRHTIIFGPRYRGLLDDIFIHKRVADDFSLYLHMPSRDEPDVAPPGCDAFYVLSPVPNLASQTDWATLAHPYRDAIIGFLEARFLPDLRKNIVVERMVDPRHFQRRQNNYLGAAFALEPTLLQSAWFRPHNRSEEFENLYFVGAGTHPGAGLPGVLSSALIVERLVSHRC
- a CDS encoding MBL fold metallo-hydrolase is translated as MMSLRDAALIAQINDLTVPRGQVALWALGQAGFVLKGGNAIAYIDPYLSNSVEEIGGPPRRFPIPINPALITNARVVLATHEHLDHTDAATLAPLMAASPSAVLVASLQGRQIALHAGIPGERIITPRLGDCIEIAGLAFTATPAAHYEYEVDADGHSRWMGFIIECNGVTIYHSGDTIIFPELLAALAGRSIDIALLPINGRDFFREREGIIGNLWPAEAVELAKSIGARVLIGIHNDLFAGNRVAPGMLFDELDRRAPFMRCHLLQPGELYLYAG